Part of the Streptomyces sp. HSG2 genome, CGCCCAGCCGACCGCGGCGCACAGGACGTAGGTCAGCAGCCGGTTGCCGAACTCGATCGCCCCGTGCACACCCATCTCGCGGGTGGAGGCGAGCGAGTCGGCCGTGCACTTGGGCCAGGTGGGGCAGCCCAGACCGGAACCGGTCAGTCGGACGGCGCCGCCGGTGACGACGATGATCACCGCCATCGCGAGTGCGGCGAGGGCCGCGCGACGGACGGTCCGGGGGTCCGGGGTCCACCGCGCGGCGACGAAGGCGAGCGGGTTGCGCGCCGCGAGGCCGGCGTCGTCTCGGGTCAGATGGGGCACGCGCACCATGGTAGGCGGGCGATTGTGCACGGCTTCACGAGGGCCCCCGCCAACGGGCCGCTCCCCGAAGAGCGTGCCTGGGTCAGTCCCAGCGGAAGAAGCGCCCCGCCGCGGTGAGCCCGACGACCGCCCAGCCGACGAGGATCGCCAGGGAGGCCCAGGGGGTCCCGCCGCCGTGCTGGAGCACCTCCCGGAGCCCCTCGGAGAGCGCGGCGAGCGGCGACAGCCCGAGCACCGCCTGGGCCGGCTCCGGGAAGCGGTCCAGCGGGACGACGACACCGCCACCGACGAGCAGCAGCAGGAAGACCAGGTTCGCCGCCGCCAGCGTCGCCTCCGCCTTCAACGTCCCGGCCATCAGCAGGCCGAGACCGGAGAACGCGGCCGTGCCGAGGGCGAGGAGCGCCAGGACCGCGAGAAGGCCCCCACGTGGAGACCATCCCATCGTCAGGGCGACCGAGGACAGCAGCGCGAACTGGAGCACCTCCACGGCCAGTACGGACAGGGTCTTCGCCGCCATCAGGCCCCGGCGCGGCAGCGGTGAGGCGGCCAGCCGCTTCAGCACTCCGTAGCGGCGCTCGAAGCCGGTCGCGATGGCCTGCCCGGTGAAGGCCGTCGACATGACCGCGAGGGCGAGGATGCCCGGGGTCAGGAAGTCCACCGCCTCGCCCGTCCCGGTGTCGACGATGTCCAGCGAGCCGAAGAGGACGAGCAGCACGGTCGGGATGACGACGGTGAGCAGCAGCTGTTCGCCGTTGCGCAGCAGCATCCGGGTCTCCAGCGCGGCCTGGGCGGCGATCATGCGCGTGAGAGGGGCCGCTCCCGGTCGGGGCGTGTGCGACCCGGTGCCCGTGGTCGTGGTCAAGAGCGCAGCTCCTTGCCGGTGAGTTCCAGGAAGACGTCCTCCAGCGTGTGCCGTTCGACCGCGATCCGGTCCGGCAACACGTCGTGCCGGGCACACCACGAGGTGACCGTCGCGAGCAGTCGGGCGTCGACTCCGCCGGCCACGCGGTAGGAGCCCGGCGACGGCTCGGCGGCGGTGCTGTCCGGGGGCAGCGCGCTGAGCAGGGAGTCGAGATCGAGCCCCGGGCGGCCCGTGAAGCGCAGGGTGTTCTCGGCGCCGCCCCGGCACAGCGCCTCAGGGGAACCCTGGGCGACGACCCGGCCGGCGTCGACGATGGCGACGTCGTCGGCGAGTCGCTCGGCCTCGTCCATGTGGTGGGTGGTGAGGATCGCGGAGACGCCGTCCGCGCGGATCTCGCGCACCAGGTCCCAGACCGCGCGTCGGGCCTGTGGGTCCAGGCCGGCGGTGGGTTCGTCGAGGAAGACCAGCTCCGGGCGGCCGACCACCGCCATGGCCAGTGCCAGGCGTTGTCGCTGGCCGCCGGAGAGCCGGCGGTAGGCCGTCCGCCCGCAGGAGCCCAGCCCCAGACGTTCGACGAGTTCGTCCACGTCCAGGGGGTGGGCGTGGAGCCGCGCCACGTGGCGGAGCATCTCGTCCGCCCGGGCCCCGGAGTAGACGCCCCCGCTCTGGAGCATCACGCCGACGCGGGGTCGGAGTCGCTCGCCCTGGCGGACGGGGTCCAGGCCCAGTACCCGGACCGTGCCGGCGTCGGGTCGCAGGTACCCCTCGCAGGTCTCGACGGTGGTCGTCTTCCCGGCGCCGTTGGGGCCCAGCACCGCCGTGACGCCGGGGTGGGCGACGAGGTCGAGGTGGTCCACCGCGGTCTTGGGTCCGTACCGCTTCACCAGGCCCCGGACCTGGACCACGGGCTCGCTTCGCATGGGTCACGAGTCTAGGCAGCCGCCCCGCGTCCCCGTGGAGGGGGTGGGGGGGCCGTCGGCGGCCGGGGCCGCCCAGGGCGCCCTTCTCGTCCGCGTGGCACCAGGGCCGCCGAGCCGGGCGCCACGCGGACGGCGCGGGAGCGGCTCGCCTGATGTCGCCGGGCCGGGTCCGGTGATCGTTGTCGCAGGTCAGGTTAGCTTTACCTAAGTGATACACGGCACCGTGAGGGGGGTCGACCGCGCTTGCCCGGTTCCGAGGAATTACGCAACAATGGCGTTGTGAAAAACGTCGGCGAGGTACCTCACGAGGAGCTCGCGACCGGTGAGCGGCCCACGCGGAACCGCGTCGCCCGGTCCGTCCTGGACCACGGACCGTCGACGGTCGCGGAGCTCGCCGGACGTCTCGGGCTGACCCAGGCGGCCGTCCGGCGCCACTTGGACGCGCTGGTCACCGACGGTGTGGTGGAGGCCCGCGAGCGGCGGGTGTACGGCACGCGGTCGCGTGGTCGCCCGGCGAAGGTGTTCGCCCTGACCGATTGCGGTCGGGACGCCTTCGACCAGTCCTACGACACCCTCGCCGTCGACGCGCTGCGCTGGATCGCGGAGCGTGAGGGCGGCGGTCAGGCGGTCGCCGCCTTCGCGCGGGCCCGCATCGCCGCGCAGGGCGCGGCCTACCGCAGCGCGGTGGAGTCGGCGACGCCGGAACGACGCGCGGAAGCGCTGGCCAAGGCCCTGACGTCGGACGGGTACGCTGCCACCGCGCGCAAGGGTCCGGTGGGCGAGCAGCTCTGCCAGCACCACTGCCCGGTCGCCCACGCGGCCGAGAAGTTCCCGCAGCTGTGCGAAGCCGAGACCGAGTTCTTCGCCGAACTCCTGGGCACCCATGTGCAGCGGCTCGCGACCATCGCCCACGGGGACGGCGTCTGCACCACGTTCATCCCCGAGACGTCCCCCACATCCACCACGACCCACCACACATCCGCCAGCACGGCCGGGAGGAACCCCGCATGACTCTCCCCACGGAGACTGCCCACCCCGAACTCGAGGGCCTGGGCAAGTACGAATACGGCTGGGCCGACTCCGACGAGGCGGGCGCCTCGGCGCGCCGAGGTCTGGGTGAGGACGTCGTCCGGGACATCTCCGGGAAGAAGGACGAGCCGGAGTGGATGACGAAGCTCCGCCTCAAGGGGCTGCGTCTCTTCGAGAAGAAGCCCATGCCGAACTGGGGGTCGGACCTCACGGGGATCGACTTCGACAACATCAAGTACTTCGTCCGTTCCACCGAGCGACAGGCGGAGTCCTGGGAGGACCTGCCCGAGGACATCAAGAACACCTACGACAAGCTGGGCATCCCGGAGGCGGAGAAGCAGCGCCTGGTCGCCGGTGTCGCCGCCCAGTACGAGTCGGAGGTGGTGTACCACCAGATCCGCGAGGATCTGGAGGAGCAGGGCGTCGTCTTCCTGGACACCGACACGGCCCTGAAGGAGCACCCCGAGCTCTTCAGGGAGTACTTCGGCACCGTCATCCCCGCCGGCGACAACAAGTTCGCCGCGTTGAACACCGCCGTGTGGTCCGGTGGCTCCTTCATCTACGTGCCGCCGGGCGTCCACGTGGAGATCCCGCTCCAGGCGTACTTCCGGATCAACACCGAGAACATGGGACAGTTCGAGCGGACTCTGATCATCGTCGACGAGGGTGCCTACGTGCACTACGTCGAGGGCTGCACCGCCCCGATCTACAAGAGCGACTCGCTGCACTCCGCGGTCGTCGAGATCATCGTCAAGAAGAACGCCCGCTGCCGCTACACGACCATCCAGAACTGGTCGAACAACGTCTACAACCTCGTCACCAAGCGCGCCGTCGCCTACGAGGGCGCGACCATGGAGTGGGTCGACGGCAACATCGGTTCCAAGGTGACCATGAAGTACCCGGCCGTCTACCTGATGGGCGAGCACGCCAAGGGCGAGACCCTGTCCATCGCCTTCGCCGGCGAGGGCCAGCACCAGGACGCCGGCGCCAAGATGGTCCACATGGCCCCCAACACCTCGTCCAACATCGTCTCCAAGTCGGTGGCGCGCGGCGGCGGCCGGACCTCCTACCGGGGTCTGATCGAGATCGGCGAGGGCGCCCCGGGCGCAAAGTCCAACGTCCTGTGCGACGCCCTCCTCGTGGACACGATCTCCCGTTCCGACACGTACCCCTACGTGGACGTCCGCGAGGACGACGTCTCGATGGGCCACGAGGCGACCGTTTCGAAGGTCTCCGAGGACCAACTCTTCTACCTGATGAGCCGCGGCCTGAGCGAGGACGAGGCCATGGCGATGATCGTGCGAGGCTTCGTCGAGCCGATCGCGAAGGAACTGCCGATGGAGTACGCCCTGGAGCTCAACCGGCTGATCGAGCTGCAGATGGAAGGCTCGGTCGGCTGACCCGGCCGGCACGGACCTCCCACCCCCCTACGCAACGGAAAGCGAGCACCACGACAGCCATGGCCGAGGCCCAGACTCCCGCCATCTCCGGCTCCGCCGCCGGTGGAGCCCCACCGGTCGGCTCGACGA contains:
- a CDS encoding ABC transporter permease, whose product is MIAAQAALETRMLLRNGEQLLLTVVIPTVLLVLFGSLDIVDTGTGEAVDFLTPGILALAVMSTAFTGQAIATGFERRYGVLKRLAASPLPRRGLMAAKTLSVLAVEVLQFALLSSVALTMGWSPRGGLLAVLALLALGTAAFSGLGLLMAGTLKAEATLAAANLVFLLLLVGGGVVVPLDRFPEPAQAVLGLSPLAALSEGLREVLQHGGGTPWASLAILVGWAVVGLTAAGRFFRWD
- a CDS encoding ABC transporter ATP-binding protein, with translation MRSEPVVQVRGLVKRYGPKTAVDHLDLVAHPGVTAVLGPNGAGKTTTVETCEGYLRPDAGTVRVLGLDPVRQGERLRPRVGVMLQSGGVYSGARADEMLRHVARLHAHPLDVDELVERLGLGSCGRTAYRRLSGGQRQRLALAMAVVGRPELVFLDEPTAGLDPQARRAVWDLVREIRADGVSAILTTHHMDEAERLADDVAIVDAGRVVAQGSPEALCRGGAENTLRFTGRPGLDLDSLLSALPPDSTAAEPSPGSYRVAGGVDARLLATVTSWCARHDVLPDRIAVERHTLEDVFLELTGKELRS
- a CDS encoding ArsR family transcriptional regulator; translation: MKNVGEVPHEELATGERPTRNRVARSVLDHGPSTVAELAGRLGLTQAAVRRHLDALVTDGVVEARERRVYGTRSRGRPAKVFALTDCGRDAFDQSYDTLAVDALRWIAEREGGGQAVAAFARARIAAQGAAYRSAVESATPERRAEALAKALTSDGYAATARKGPVGEQLCQHHCPVAHAAEKFPQLCEAETEFFAELLGTHVQRLATIAHGDGVCTTFIPETSPTSTTTHHTSASTAGRNPA
- the sufB gene encoding Fe-S cluster assembly protein SufB is translated as MTLPTETAHPELEGLGKYEYGWADSDEAGASARRGLGEDVVRDISGKKDEPEWMTKLRLKGLRLFEKKPMPNWGSDLTGIDFDNIKYFVRSTERQAESWEDLPEDIKNTYDKLGIPEAEKQRLVAGVAAQYESEVVYHQIREDLEEQGVVFLDTDTALKEHPELFREYFGTVIPAGDNKFAALNTAVWSGGSFIYVPPGVHVEIPLQAYFRINTENMGQFERTLIIVDEGAYVHYVEGCTAPIYKSDSLHSAVVEIIVKKNARCRYTTIQNWSNNVYNLVTKRAVAYEGATMEWVDGNIGSKVTMKYPAVYLMGEHAKGETLSIAFAGEGQHQDAGAKMVHMAPNTSSNIVSKSVARGGGRTSYRGLIEIGEGAPGAKSNVLCDALLVDTISRSDTYPYVDVREDDVSMGHEATVSKVSEDQLFYLMSRGLSEDEAMAMIVRGFVEPIAKELPMEYALELNRLIELQMEGSVG